A single genomic interval of Streptosporangium album harbors:
- a CDS encoding ABC transporter substrate-binding protein: MRMDRRHALAVLSGLAAAGLTGCGGDPPLRIAVVWSGWELGRFNRVLQGQSAVVYSAGDNIAALLGSSVAPAATPDVAIVPRPGLINESAVCARLQSLPSGDPPFWQDLMRCGADGTLKGAWFKVAHKSLVWYRPEAVPTLPTDWESWVELCRDRARAKDGRPPLAIAAADGWVLTDWFENVLLGLDPATYSTLHRKPESWGNDSIRKALNRLADLWSIRGLVPGGGRQALVTQFHDSILDVFRYGSADMLAAPDFAWPVIDHYRSPGQEAWRFRFPGPRGHPAPRVVVGGDAVVALESSGDRGRRFVEWLTGEGAGERLGGWAAAGGFLSLNQNVRGYPAPIRDLVPELSQSIEFDLSDRLTGPLSGGDGQGLWRVLTELFVAVAVDGQAPEQAADDAMRMIAKLIRRGRPS, encoded by the coding sequence ATGCGGATGGACCGTAGGCATGCCCTCGCCGTACTGTCGGGCCTGGCCGCCGCCGGGCTGACGGGCTGCGGCGGCGACCCCCCGCTGCGGATCGCGGTGGTGTGGAGCGGCTGGGAGCTGGGTCGCTTCAACCGGGTCCTGCAGGGACAGTCCGCCGTCGTCTACTCGGCCGGGGACAACATCGCCGCCCTGCTCGGAAGTTCGGTGGCTCCGGCGGCCACCCCCGACGTGGCGATCGTGCCGCGACCCGGGCTGATCAACGAGTCCGCCGTCTGTGCGCGGCTGCAGTCCCTGCCGTCCGGCGACCCTCCCTTCTGGCAGGACCTCATGCGCTGCGGGGCGGACGGCACGCTCAAGGGCGCCTGGTTCAAAGTCGCGCACAAGTCGCTGGTGTGGTACCGGCCGGAGGCCGTACCGACCCTGCCCACCGACTGGGAGAGCTGGGTGGAGCTGTGCCGCGACCGCGCGCGGGCGAAGGACGGTCGCCCGCCGCTCGCCATCGCCGCGGCCGACGGCTGGGTGCTCACCGACTGGTTCGAGAACGTCCTCCTCGGGCTCGACCCGGCGACCTACAGCACCCTGCACAGGAAGCCCGAGAGCTGGGGCAACGACTCCATCAGGAAGGCGCTCAACCGGCTGGCGGACCTGTGGTCCATCCGCGGCCTCGTCCCCGGCGGGGGCCGGCAGGCACTGGTCACCCAGTTTCACGACTCGATCCTCGACGTCTTCCGGTACGGCAGCGCCGACATGCTGGCCGCCCCCGATTTCGCCTGGCCCGTCATCGATCACTACCGCTCGCCGGGACAGGAGGCGTGGCGGTTCCGCTTCCCCGGCCCGCGGGGCCACCCCGCACCGCGTGTGGTGGTCGGCGGGGACGCCGTCGTGGCGCTCGAGTCGAGCGGAGATCGCGGCAGGAGGTTCGTGGAGTGGCTCACCGGCGAGGGCGCCGGTGAGCGGCTGGGAGGCTGGGCCGCCGCGGGAGGTTTCCTGTCGCTCAACCAGAACGTCCGCGGCTACCCGGCCCCGATACGGGACCTGGTGCCGGAGCTGAGCCAGTCGATCGAGTTCGACCTCTCCGATCGGCTCACGGGGCCCCTGTCGGGTGGGGACGGCCAGGGCCTGTGGCGGGTCCTGACCGAGCTGTTCGTCGCGGTCGCCGTCGACGGGCAGGCGCCCGAACAGGCCGCGGACGACGCGATGAGGATGATCGCGAAGCTGATCAGGAGGGGACGGCCGTCATGA
- a CDS encoding ATP-binding cassette domain-containing protein, whose amino-acid sequence MPGPQLQSDDPHWEFHLDGLRWEHEGNGRALKPDSLVVQTGQTGVVLADGTADAETFTDVLLGQAWPIRGRILIGHREITSLSSEERGIAFVPAGGSLFPHLTVEQNIEFGVRNRHPDNSRKEHANHRKGHVNLVAGRLNLHGFLGWRPHDLSPDERLRVALARAMCHWPTAEAVVIEDRAGYPPCHVAVSESLKAYPDLPVLVVSDDRHRVEMLRTPAASWEVVDADGP is encoded by the coding sequence ATGCCCGGGCCACAGCTTCAATCGGACGATCCGCACTGGGAATTCCACCTGGACGGTCTCCGCTGGGAGCACGAGGGGAACGGGCGTGCGCTGAAGCCCGATTCCCTGGTCGTCCAGACCGGGCAGACGGGGGTCGTGCTGGCGGACGGCACCGCCGACGCGGAGACCTTCACCGACGTGCTGCTGGGGCAGGCCTGGCCGATCAGGGGCAGGATTCTGATCGGCCACCGCGAGATCACCTCACTGAGCTCAGAGGAGCGCGGCATCGCCTTCGTGCCTGCCGGGGGCAGTCTTTTCCCCCACCTGACGGTCGAGCAGAACATCGAATTCGGGGTGCGGAACCGCCATCCGGACAACTCCCGAAAAGAGCATGCAAATCACCGAAAAGGGCACGTGAACTTGGTGGCCGGACGGCTGAACCTTCACGGGTTCCTGGGCTGGCGGCCGCACGACCTCTCCCCCGACGAAAGGCTCCGGGTGGCGCTCGCCCGCGCGATGTGCCACTGGCCGACGGCGGAGGCCGTGGTGATCGAGGATCGCGCGGGATACCCGCCCTGCCACGTGGCGGTGAGCGAGAGCCTGAAGGCCTACCCGGACCTGCCGGTCCTGGTGGTGAGCGATGACAGGCACCGGGTCGAGATGCTCCGTACCCCCGCAGCCTCCTGGGAGGTCGTCGATGCGGATGGACCGTAG
- a CDS encoding HARBI1 family protein, which yields MPREVVLFLAGLLRAERVRRRTRAGTRALGEFKQAVLIIRWLVDGARIARPAADNAISHATCDRYVEEGVTVLKAQAPTLQEALTAAKAAGYTHLHLDGTLIETDRCRALGPNGADLWWSGKHKQHGGNIQVLSSPGGDPLWTSEVRPGREHDLTCARLHGLLDPLAKAAEDGLITLADLGYVDAGMGFRLPYKRSRGGTLTDDQIQYNKVHGALRALAERANAQLKMRFKALRNVSKCPWKIGGIVAAALVLFHREQAHKQLSPSVNAGC from the coding sequence ATGCCGCGCGAGGTTGTGCTGTTTCTGGCCGGGCTGTTGCGCGCCGAGCGGGTACGGCGCCGCACCCGCGCGGGCACTCGGGCGCTGGGCGAGTTCAAGCAGGCCGTTCTGATCATCCGCTGGCTGGTGGACGGCGCTCGGATCGCCCGGCCGGCCGCCGATAACGCCATCTCGCACGCGACCTGTGATCGGTACGTCGAAGAAGGGGTCACCGTATTGAAGGCCCAGGCGCCGACGCTACAGGAGGCGCTCACGGCGGCGAAGGCCGCCGGCTACACCCACCTGCATCTGGATGGCACGCTGATCGAAACCGACCGCTGCCGCGCCCTGGGCCCGAACGGCGCCGACCTGTGGTGGAGTGGAAAACACAAGCAGCACGGCGGCAACATTCAGGTCCTGTCCAGCCCCGGCGGCGACCCGCTGTGGACTTCTGAGGTACGGCCCGGCCGTGAACACGATCTCACCTGTGCCCGCCTGCACGGCCTCCTCGACCCGCTGGCCAAGGCCGCCGAGGACGGGCTGATCACGTTGGCCGACCTCGGCTACGTCGATGCGGGTATGGGGTTTCGCCTGCCGTACAAGAGGTCTCGGGGTGGCACACTCACCGACGATCAGATCCAGTACAACAAGGTCCACGGTGCGCTCCGAGCCCTCGCCGAACGAGCGAACGCCCAGCTCAAGATGCGGTTCAAGGCACTGCGGAACGTCAGCAAGTGCCCTTGGAAGATCGGCGGTATCGTCGCCGCGGCGCTCGTCCTCTTCCACCGGGAGCAAGCTCACAAGCAGCTGTCACCCAGCGTGAACGCCGGTTGCTGA
- a CDS encoding DUF4132 domain-containing protein: MGWLSAGDGYEIALMEGRVVARATAGRAAGRQLKSLPKQVREHPETQRLRLFAAWLDRHAAACQAQVDTWMVSSLPVPTGLVARVWPDEAWQSVLRDLVVVGDDPDEAGFLRDVTGSGELRVVNLDGETVRLSPATVTLPHPVLLPDLEELREFAAELGVDQRVEQIHRATWTMPADPAARATAMTEFAGGRFGSRSGLTARATSLGYRVSGGYATCSVRDAGLIAEASVWIGEPYWDGETETGSLSWHDQDGRELPPRKVGPVAWSEGMRMAAALYAGRTVEGGRDA, translated from the coding sequence TTGGGTTGGCTGTCGGCGGGAGACGGGTACGAGATCGCCCTGATGGAGGGACGGGTGGTGGCGAGGGCCACCGCCGGCCGGGCGGCGGGACGGCAGTTGAAATCGCTGCCCAAACAGGTGCGGGAACACCCCGAGACACAGCGGCTGCGCCTCTTCGCCGCATGGCTCGACCGGCACGCGGCCGCCTGCCAGGCCCAGGTGGACACCTGGATGGTGTCGTCCCTGCCCGTCCCCACCGGGCTGGTGGCCCGGGTGTGGCCGGACGAGGCGTGGCAGTCGGTGCTGCGTGACCTCGTGGTGGTCGGCGACGACCCCGACGAGGCGGGCTTCCTGCGGGACGTCACCGGCTCCGGAGAGCTGCGCGTGGTGAACCTGGACGGCGAGACCGTCCGGCTCTCCCCGGCCACGGTGACCCTGCCGCACCCCGTGCTGCTGCCCGATCTGGAGGAGCTGCGGGAGTTCGCCGCGGAGCTGGGTGTCGACCAGCGCGTCGAGCAGATCCACCGGGCGACCTGGACCATGCCGGCCGATCCGGCGGCGAGGGCCACCGCGATGACGGAGTTCGCCGGAGGAAGATTCGGTTCCCGGTCCGGCCTCACCGCCCGGGCCACCTCCCTCGGCTACCGGGTGTCGGGAGGTTACGCCACCTGTTCGGTGCGTGACGCCGGGTTGATCGCCGAGGCGTCGGTGTGGATCGGGGAGCCCTACTGGGACGGGGAGACCGAGACGGGCAGCCTGAGCTGGCACGACCAGGACGGCAGGGAGCTGCCGCCCCGGAAGGTCGGCCCGGTGGCCTGGTCGGAGGGGATGCGGATGGCCGCGGCGCTGTACGCCGGGCGGACGGTCGAGGGAGGAAGGGACGCATGA
- a CDS encoding DNA-binding protein has protein sequence MSGAVSSAGTGAGRLPGSEAEIGTRELPGTGTEIGMRELVEAGAVLPPGADGDDERVVPLTTRAYRHPGLDGRVVVRLVAEELGAAEDAAAGFLGLEPAGEPAVVGLGLRRSLGFPEWVLVHHPRDGHHALAVVPELERTARQARSKPKAALDTFRRLAAQLAVSVPHFLPTFFEQAGRLFLAVDNLTYAAQMFTQARKAEAEHGLPVDEKRLDEVFLEFALAGVLPVKALSGYARELAARVPAEEALLRFRRLCVRRTAAGLAPSAQIAADLRRLARAAGRDVDAEERSYLAELLGMPPVAGAPLGWWKAHRPALVAMARQDPEIRGTLLNLMPHDGGGGMSGFWLELLEESGATAGLGDGEVSGQERPADGTVGWLGRFLKIWRLGRREELRSPDLYALVERVAGRLRAELAGPGRALDATFDVDLLDLLLSLDVPVADPGERMWLRLEQWAEKGTRRDLLALAADTRFRPAFHQAADRFDDDEDGLRAIRRLAASPGGRPMLAEWMRTVTRRSSAVGLPQLPAALGRLTWLPAEALLLAEREVAAITRTDLAAELARTLRGGLLDELGWPVWEEAVAALAGPGGIGEITVADAWPHLIVSGPSQVRVIGAEGAVLTHDLRSRPDDAYSSPGFHYVDGELLVYWNTYGQTPDLRGYWHSSAGELRTMEAQGNRWELRGDRVTLPLPAGGRTTGAGVLHPGDTVLPASGHLSSDGTSFWAWDPDEGWREYDPVGMAYGRKSMPGFLADALRSAPAGSTFREGRLLPAPSGEATPAGVPVGGLLGWRVVELPDGSLRGEDLAGRTVTLNGGPHEPLPVLAVTFPGDDRPRAVTGRHRDVALVDPERVVTATVSVNGSPGVFAAGTALLPPLRYWHFLGPRDPEGSSALRRIDEETAAALLKGAGLVESADPGQPGQPGSEELRALVRTLLPQVGHDALIAGIAGTARFAAALQTTLDTVAARLAGALAGEREEEQEPTGPSDELLAHALNGLDVSSTSWYGEEHSVFGWLGVVGRALRAPSGQAVSGQAVRLHVDGPRLPSSRLRWEPLLDRCAAVAYRAASAALRPEHADALRELLREIDALGPARAAESAPWRRLSLHLDGAWLKDDRRNGHLTGVLPLDGGACAVFHDAEAESDGYRYTVLFHDPAGRFEVPHPYTVRSSGPVGEDREEGWLAEFLAELSERGPAPWRPEAAEEFARLTGVTPTVAGLVVAGMPYVDSYQRTFLPGDSRTALGLKAADLAVARDELRGTDADVRREVVAALLPARPATLWTDGPDVAAAAQVWNARVGRRAAVPEWIIGEAARAVRTDWVPIRALPALVDPAASAELSRDLRWEVHHDRVRAADANAVGFTAATLVGAVALTAWLAHRLPAGDPVRATLPAALAAVRSRLENPDLMLSLSSSSVYADLRGFRKVAGAPTEVAEGWERYGAVIMATHDVQPVPGLRPALLDEAGDDPYLPVLRALTGDAGTPFPEEAALRTARDPRFEALLAEPGDPAAGERAADGTWWPQDPVRSVPALVSEAAREYGLGQDAAALYLTLLAMPDPTDKNVARWTGWKPARFKAARAELAATDLVVEATRTRAGRSIFLPGAWTDLGSPRVPLEQWKVSLLDLISGGRAQLEVIVPIEPAADLYGRAWRRLGGGDAPGFEELRVRRGGRR, from the coding sequence ATGAGCGGCGCCGTGTCGTCAGCGGGGACGGGAGCCGGGCGGCTGCCCGGATCGGAGGCGGAGATCGGGACGCGGGAGCTGCCCGGAACGGGGACGGAGATCGGGATGCGGGAGCTGGTCGAGGCCGGGGCGGTGCTTCCGCCGGGTGCGGACGGAGACGACGAGCGGGTGGTGCCGCTGACCACGCGCGCCTACCGGCATCCGGGGCTGGACGGCCGGGTGGTGGTGCGCCTGGTCGCCGAGGAACTGGGCGCCGCGGAGGACGCGGCGGCCGGTTTCCTCGGGTTGGAGCCGGCCGGAGAGCCGGCCGTGGTCGGGCTGGGCCTGCGGCGCTCACTGGGCTTCCCCGAGTGGGTGCTGGTGCACCATCCCCGCGACGGTCACCACGCGCTCGCCGTGGTGCCGGAGCTGGAACGTACGGCCCGGCAGGCGAGGTCCAAGCCGAAGGCCGCCCTCGACACCTTCCGGCGGCTCGCCGCACAGCTGGCCGTGTCCGTCCCGCACTTCCTGCCGACGTTCTTCGAGCAGGCGGGACGGCTGTTCCTCGCGGTGGACAATCTCACCTACGCGGCGCAGATGTTCACCCAGGCGCGCAAGGCGGAGGCCGAGCACGGCCTGCCCGTCGACGAGAAGCGGCTCGACGAGGTGTTCCTGGAGTTCGCGCTCGCCGGGGTGCTGCCGGTGAAGGCCCTGTCCGGATACGCCAGGGAGCTGGCCGCCCGGGTGCCCGCGGAGGAGGCCCTGCTCAGGTTCCGCAGGCTGTGCGTCCGCCGTACGGCGGCCGGCCTGGCGCCGTCGGCGCAGATCGCCGCCGACCTGCGCCGCCTGGCCCGGGCGGCGGGCCGGGACGTTGACGCGGAGGAGCGCTCCTACCTCGCCGAACTGCTCGGCATGCCGCCCGTCGCGGGGGCGCCGCTCGGCTGGTGGAAGGCGCACCGCCCCGCCCTGGTGGCGATGGCGCGACAGGACCCGGAGATCCGCGGGACGTTGCTGAACCTGATGCCCCACGACGGCGGCGGCGGGATGTCCGGCTTCTGGCTGGAGCTGCTGGAGGAGTCGGGCGCCACCGCGGGCCTGGGCGACGGCGAGGTGTCCGGACAGGAGCGTCCCGCGGACGGCACGGTCGGCTGGCTCGGGCGTTTCCTGAAGATCTGGCGTCTCGGGCGGCGCGAGGAGCTGCGGTCGCCGGACCTGTACGCGCTGGTGGAACGCGTGGCCGGGCGGCTGCGCGCCGAGCTCGCCGGGCCGGGCAGGGCGCTGGACGCCACCTTCGACGTCGACCTGCTCGACCTGCTGCTCTCGCTGGACGTGCCGGTCGCCGATCCCGGCGAGAGAATGTGGCTGCGACTGGAACAGTGGGCGGAGAAAGGGACGCGGCGTGACCTGCTCGCCCTGGCCGCCGACACCCGGTTCCGGCCGGCGTTCCACCAGGCCGCCGACCGGTTCGACGACGACGAGGACGGCCTGCGTGCCATACGCCGCCTGGCCGCCTCCCCCGGCGGCCGGCCGATGCTCGCCGAATGGATGAGGACGGTCACCCGGCGTTCGTCGGCCGTCGGCCTGCCCCAGCTGCCCGCCGCGCTCGGAAGGCTGACCTGGTTGCCCGCCGAGGCGCTGCTCCTCGCCGAGCGGGAGGTCGCCGCGATCACGCGGACCGATCTCGCCGCCGAACTCGCCCGGACGCTGCGCGGCGGGCTCCTCGACGAGCTGGGCTGGCCGGTCTGGGAGGAGGCGGTCGCCGCCCTCGCCGGCCCGGGGGGCATCGGCGAGATCACGGTCGCCGACGCCTGGCCGCACCTGATCGTCTCGGGCCCGTCCCAGGTCAGGGTCATCGGAGCCGAGGGCGCCGTGCTCACCCACGACCTGCGGAGCCGGCCGGACGACGCCTACAGCAGCCCGGGTTTCCACTATGTCGACGGCGAGCTGCTCGTCTACTGGAACACCTACGGCCAGACCCCGGATTTGCGCGGCTACTGGCACTCCTCGGCAGGGGAGCTCAGGACGATGGAGGCCCAGGGGAACAGGTGGGAGCTGCGCGGCGACAGGGTCACTCTGCCGCTGCCCGCCGGTGGGCGGACGACGGGCGCCGGTGTGCTCCACCCGGGAGACACCGTCCTGCCCGCCAGCGGGCACCTGAGCAGCGACGGGACGTCGTTCTGGGCATGGGACCCCGACGAGGGCTGGCGCGAGTACGACCCGGTCGGCATGGCCTACGGCAGGAAGAGCATGCCCGGCTTCCTCGCCGACGCGCTGCGCTCGGCTCCGGCGGGCAGCACCTTCCGCGAAGGCCGGCTGCTGCCCGCCCCCTCCGGCGAGGCCACCCCGGCCGGAGTCCCGGTGGGCGGCCTGCTCGGCTGGCGGGTGGTCGAGCTGCCCGACGGATCGCTGCGTGGTGAGGACCTCGCCGGGCGCACCGTCACCCTGAACGGCGGCCCGCACGAGCCGCTGCCGGTGCTCGCCGTGACGTTCCCCGGAGACGACAGGCCCCGTGCCGTCACCGGACGCCACCGTGACGTCGCGCTGGTCGACCCGGAGCGGGTCGTCACCGCGACGGTCAGCGTGAACGGCTCTCCCGGGGTGTTCGCCGCGGGCACCGCGCTGCTGCCGCCGCTGCGCTACTGGCACTTCCTGGGGCCCCGCGACCCGGAGGGCTCCTCGGCCCTGCGCCGGATCGACGAGGAGACCGCGGCGGCCCTGCTGAAGGGCGCCGGCCTGGTGGAGTCGGCCGACCCCGGGCAGCCGGGACAGCCCGGCTCCGAGGAGCTACGCGCGCTGGTCCGCACGCTGCTGCCGCAGGTCGGCCATGACGCGCTGATCGCCGGGATCGCCGGGACGGCACGGTTCGCCGCCGCCCTGCAGACCACCCTGGACACCGTGGCGGCCCGGCTCGCCGGCGCCCTCGCCGGAGAACGGGAGGAGGAGCAGGAGCCGACAGGCCCTTCCGACGAGCTGCTCGCCCACGCGCTCAACGGCCTCGACGTCTCCAGCACCTCGTGGTACGGCGAAGAGCACTCCGTCTTCGGGTGGCTGGGCGTGGTCGGCAGGGCACTGCGGGCCCCCTCCGGACAGGCCGTCTCCGGCCAGGCGGTCCGCCTCCACGTCGACGGGCCGCGGCTGCCCTCCAGCAGGCTGAGGTGGGAGCCGCTGCTCGATCGGTGCGCGGCGGTCGCCTACCGGGCGGCGTCGGCGGCGCTGCGGCCGGAGCACGCGGACGCGCTGCGCGAGCTGCTCCGCGAGATCGACGCGCTCGGGCCGGCCCGGGCTGCGGAGTCCGCCCCGTGGCGCCGGCTCTCCCTGCACCTCGACGGCGCCTGGCTCAAGGACGACAGGCGCAACGGCCACCTGACGGGGGTGCTCCCCCTGGACGGGGGAGCGTGCGCCGTCTTCCATGACGCCGAGGCGGAGAGCGACGGCTATCGCTACACGGTGCTCTTCCACGACCCGGCCGGCCGGTTCGAGGTCCCTCACCCCTATACGGTGCGTTCCTCGGGTCCGGTCGGCGAGGACCGCGAGGAGGGGTGGCTCGCGGAGTTCCTGGCAGAGCTGTCCGAACGTGGTCCGGCGCCGTGGCGGCCGGAGGCGGCCGAGGAGTTCGCGCGGCTCACCGGGGTGACCCCGACGGTGGCGGGGCTGGTCGTGGCGGGCATGCCGTACGTGGACAGCTACCAGAGGACCTTCCTGCCCGGTGACTCGCGGACCGCGCTCGGGCTGAAGGCGGCCGACCTCGCCGTCGCCAGGGATGAGCTGCGCGGGACGGACGCGGACGTCCGGCGGGAGGTCGTCGCGGCGCTGCTGCCCGCGCGTCCGGCCACGCTGTGGACGGACGGCCCGGACGTCGCGGCGGCGGCGCAGGTGTGGAACGCCAGGGTGGGACGCCGGGCGGCGGTCCCCGAGTGGATCATCGGGGAGGCGGCCCGCGCGGTGCGGACGGACTGGGTGCCGATCCGGGCACTGCCCGCCCTGGTCGACCCGGCCGCCTCTGCTGAGCTGAGCAGGGACCTGCGCTGGGAGGTGCACCACGATCGGGTCCGCGCGGCCGACGCGAACGCCGTCGGGTTCACGGCGGCCACGCTGGTCGGCGCCGTCGCGCTCACCGCGTGGCTCGCCCACCGCCTGCCCGCCGGCGACCCCGTGCGGGCCACCCTGCCCGCCGCCCTGGCCGCGGTCCGAAGCCGGCTGGAGAACCCCGATCTGATGCTCTCGCTGAGCTCCTCCTCCGTCTACGCCGACCTGCGCGGCTTCCGCAAGGTCGCCGGAGCCCCCACCGAGGTGGCCGAGGGCTGGGAGCGCTACGGTGCCGTGATCATGGCTACCCACGACGTCCAGCCGGTGCCGGGCCTCCGCCCGGCCCTGCTGGACGAGGCCGGGGACGATCCCTACCTGCCCGTCCTGAGGGCGTTGACCGGGGACGCCGGAACGCCGTTCCCGGAGGAGGCGGCGCTGCGCACGGCCCGGGACCCGCGCTTCGAGGCGCTCCTCGCCGAGCCCGGTGATCCGGCGGCGGGGGAGCGGGCGGCCGACGGCACCTGGTGGCCACAGGACCCCGTCCGCTCGGTGCCGGCGCTGGTCTCCGAGGCGGCGCGGGAGTACGGCCTCGGCCAGGACGCCGCCGCCCTCTACCTGACGCTGCTCGCGATGCCGGACCCCACCGACAAGAACGTCGCCCGGTGGACCGGATGGAAGCCCGCCCGGTTCAAGGCGGCCCGCGCCGAACTGGCCGCCACCGATCTGGTGGTCGAGGCCACCCGCACCCGCGCCGGCCGGTCGATCTTCCTCCCCGGCGCCTGGACGGACCTCGGGAGCCCGCGCGTCCCGCTCGAACAGTGGAAGGTCTCCCTGCTTGACCTGATCAGCGGCGGAAGGGCGCAGCTGGAGGTGATCGTCCCCATCGAACCGGCCGCCGACCTCTACGGCAGGGCATGGCGGAGACTCGGCGGCGGGGACGCTCCCGGTTTCGAGGAACTCCGCGTACGGCGAGGCGGACGCCGCTGA
- a CDS encoding ATP-binding protein codes for MTMTEQAEALPASPNRQTLPAEERHATELAFLAAYDDGARPPGWALTPRAVVTFICGSGGEALRLPKDRQATGGDGPEPPTRLVIPPKFVGERALVERCVVTLAGERGLLLVGEPGTAKSMLSELLAAAVCGTSALTVQGTAGTTEDAFRYGWNYALLLAQGPSRQALVDSPVLAAMRTGRVARVEEITRCLPEVQDALVSILSDRRLSVPELAGTDDALPAAAPGFTVIATANLRDRGVSEMSAALKRRFNFETVHPIADADTETALVRDQATAVVRRAGAAFDVDDAVLDALVTVFRDLRSGRSAEGWDVERPGTVMSTAEAVQVAASLGVAAAYLPDGDVLDLMPGHLLGVVRKDDPADHSRLLGYWDGPVRRRAEDGSAMWRRLWDLRENLR; via the coding sequence ATGACCATGACCGAACAGGCGGAGGCACTCCCCGCCTCCCCGAACCGGCAGACGCTGCCGGCCGAGGAACGCCATGCCACCGAACTCGCCTTCCTCGCCGCTTATGACGACGGCGCCCGCCCACCCGGCTGGGCGCTGACCCCGCGGGCGGTGGTCACGTTCATCTGCGGCAGCGGCGGCGAGGCCCTGCGGCTGCCCAAAGACCGGCAGGCCACCGGCGGTGACGGTCCCGAACCGCCCACCCGGCTCGTGATTCCCCCCAAGTTCGTCGGCGAGCGCGCCCTGGTCGAACGGTGCGTGGTCACTCTCGCGGGCGAACGCGGCCTGCTGCTGGTCGGCGAGCCCGGCACCGCCAAGTCGATGCTCTCCGAACTGCTCGCCGCAGCCGTCTGCGGCACGAGCGCCCTCACCGTGCAGGGCACCGCCGGCACCACCGAGGACGCCTTCCGCTACGGCTGGAACTACGCCCTGCTGCTCGCCCAGGGCCCGAGCCGTCAGGCACTGGTCGACTCCCCGGTGCTGGCAGCCATGCGCACCGGGCGCGTCGCCCGGGTTGAGGAGATCACCCGTTGCCTGCCCGAGGTACAGGACGCCCTGGTGTCGATCCTGTCCGACCGGCGCCTCAGCGTGCCCGAACTCGCCGGCACCGACGACGCCCTGCCGGCGGCGGCCCCCGGCTTCACCGTGATCGCCACGGCCAACCTGCGTGACCGGGGTGTCTCGGAGATGTCGGCGGCGCTCAAACGCCGGTTCAACTTCGAGACGGTCCACCCCATCGCCGACGCCGACACCGAGACCGCCCTGGTGCGCGACCAGGCGACCGCCGTGGTACGGCGTGCCGGGGCCGCCTTCGACGTGGACGACGCCGTGCTGGACGCGCTGGTCACCGTCTTCCGTGACCTGCGCTCCGGCCGCTCGGCCGAGGGCTGGGACGTGGAACGGCCCGGAACGGTGATGTCCACCGCCGAGGCGGTGCAGGTCGCCGCTTCCCTCGGCGTGGCGGCGGCCTACCTGCCGGATGGCGACGTCCTCGACCTGATGCCCGGGCACCTGCTCGGGGTGGTCCGCAAGGACGACCCCGCCGACCACTCGCGACTGCTCGGCTACTGGGACGGCCCGGTGCGGCGCCGCGCCGAGGACGGCTCCGCGATGTGGCGGCGGCTCTGGGACCTGCGGGAGAACCTGCGTTGA